In the genome of Actinomadura luzonensis, the window ACCGCCGTCTTGATGTGGTGCCGGCCGTGCGCGAGCCGCGAGGTGGCGGCGGCGAGCGTGCCGGGCAGCCGGTCCAGCTCGTCGCTGCCCTTGGCGAGGTCGTCGCCCAGCCGGGCGAGCGCGTCGATGGTGGTGCCGAGGTCGGCGCGGGCGGCGGCGTAGGCGTCGGTGACCTCGGCGGTCTGCTTGATGAGCCGGTTGACCTCGTCGCCCTGCCCGGCGAACGCGGTGGAGGCGGCGTCCAGGATGGCGTTGACGTCCTGCGCGCCGAGCGCCTCGATGAGCGGCCCGGCCTTGGCGGTGACCTGCTCGATGTCCGGTTCGACGGAGGTGTCGGCGATGGTGGCGCCGTCGGCCAGGTACGGCCCCGTGGACAGGTCCTTGCCCTTCGGCGGGGTGAGCAGCACGTAGTTCTCGCCCAGCACCGACGTCTTCGCGACCGTGGCCGTGCTGCCCTGCGGCACCCGGTGCGCGGCCTCGATCGACATCGCGACCCGCGCCCGGTAGCCCTGCAGGCTGACGCCGGTCACCGTGCCGACCCGCACGTCCGCGATCTGCACGCTGTGCCCGCTGACCAGGCTCTGCGCGTCGTCGAAGACCGCGTACAGGGTCAGCTCGCCGGTGGTGGCGCCGAGCGTCCGCAGCGAGCAGGACGCGGTCACCGCCAGCGCGAGCAGCGCGGCCAGCAGGCGGGCCCTCATCGCCGCCCCGCCCGGCGCTCGAAGGGGCAGTTGCTGAGCCCGGCGGGCAGGCACGGCACCCGTCCCAGGTTCAGCGCGTCGAACAGCGGCTGCAGCCAGGCCCGGGTCATCGCGTTGAGCACGACCCGGATCTTCAGCACGTGCTGCTTCCTGTCCCAGGAGTCGACGAGCACGTCGGCGAAGTCGGCCGCGCCCTTGACCGCCTGCGCGACGGAGGCGCTGTTGGCCCGCAGCGTCAGCACCAGCTCCGCCAGCGTGCCCGCGGCCTGCGGCAGCCGCGCCGAGTACTGCTCGATGAGCACGTCGCCGCGCCGCACGAAGTCGGCCATGCCGGAGACGAAGCCGCGCAGCCGCCGCCGCTCCTCGGCGAGGATCGCGCTGGCCTCGGAGAAGGAGTCGATGGCGCCGGTCACCTGGCTCTCGCGCTCGTTGAGCCGGGTGGCGATCCTGTTCAGGCCCTTGGCCAGGTCGATGAGCTGCTGGTCCTGCTTGGCCAGGGTGTCGGTCAGCTCGGCGGTGTCGGCGATCGCGTTGTTGATCGTCTTGCCGCGGCCGCGGACGCCGGTGGCCAGGTTCCCGGCCACCTCGCCCAGCTTGTCGGAGTCGAGCGCGTCGGTCAGGCGGGTGAACGCGTCGAGCGCGTCGTCGATCTCCACCGGCAGCTCGGTGCGCTCCAGCGGGATCGTCGTCCCGGCCGCGAGCCGCCGGTCGCCGGGTTTCCACGGCGGGTAGAGCACGACGTTGCGCTCGCCCAGCGTGTTCTGCGGCGCGACCACGGCCCGGACGTCCGCCGGGAGCGGCACGTCGCGGTCCACCAGCAGGCCGACGCGCACGTGGTCGCCCTCGATGCGGATGGTGTCGACGTACCCGGCGTCCAGGCCCATGACCTTGACGCGGGCCTG includes:
- a CDS encoding MCE family protein, yielding MRARLLAALLALAVTASCSLRTLGATTGELTLYAVFDDAQSLVSGHSVQIADVRVGTVTGVSLQGYRARVAMSIEAAHRVPQGSTATVAKTSVLGENYVLLTPPKGKDLSTGPYLADGATIADTSVEPDIEQVTAKAGPLIEALGAQDVNAILDAASTAFAGQGDEVNRLIKQTAEVTDAYAAARADLGTTIDALARLGDDLAKGSDELDRLPGTLAAATSRLAHGRHHIKTAVIALTKLAKEVNLTVYPRHAARLRTLLRELEAISSSMQRGKEDLKRLVAEIQAFIDAPPIVVNGQMLTYIWLKGLLLPAPAGDPPAADRRGDFRLLLEPPR
- a CDS encoding MCE family protein; amino-acid sequence: MRRLAAVLAAWALLASGCSVLGARPYRLTAIFSAAPSLYEQARVKVMGLDAGYVDTIRIEGDHVRVGLLVDRDVPLPADVRAVVAPQNTLGERNVVLYPPWKPGDRRLAAGTTIPLERTELPVEIDDALDAFTRLTDALDSDKLGEVAGNLATGVRGRGKTINNAIADTAELTDTLAKQDQQLIDLAKGLNRIATRLNERESQVTGAIDSFSEASAILAEERRRLRGFVSGMADFVRRGDVLIEQYSARLPQAAGTLAELVLTLRANSASVAQAVKGAADFADVLVDSWDRKQHVLKIRVVLNAMTRAWLQPLFDALNLGRVPCLPAGLSNCPFERRAGRR